Proteins co-encoded in one Coraliomargarita parva genomic window:
- a CDS encoding SIS domain-containing protein, which yields MSLAQNFFELSNSLQANAYNQNLEVLKSAGKMIARSIAADGVLHTFGSGHSQILAAEIERRAGGLVPVSSINDPADGWPEQIPGYGKRLFQRYAYQYDVQAGDVVLVISNSGRNASPIEVAMEAKENGLKVIALTSLEMSKATNSRHPSGKKLYEIADYVLDNGGVPGDAAIDAPGFAYKVGPTSTMSGALLLNLLNMEIIENLIALGVTPPTYVSQNADGGAEHNEALATKYRHRIRRPI from the coding sequence ATGTCACTCGCCCAGAATTTTTTTGAACTCTCCAACTCATTGCAGGCCAATGCTTATAACCAAAATTTGGAGGTACTAAAATCCGCCGGAAAGATGATCGCCCGGTCCATCGCAGCCGATGGCGTACTCCACACCTTCGGCAGCGGACACTCCCAGATCCTGGCTGCCGAAATTGAGCGACGCGCCGGCGGCCTGGTTCCCGTCAGCAGTATCAACGACCCCGCCGACGGCTGGCCCGAGCAAATTCCGGGCTACGGCAAACGGCTTTTCCAGCGCTATGCCTACCAGTATGACGTGCAAGCAGGCGATGTCGTATTGGTGATCTCCAACTCCGGCCGCAACGCCAGCCCGATCGAAGTCGCGATGGAAGCCAAGGAAAACGGGCTCAAAGTCATCGCCCTGACCTCGCTGGAAATGTCCAAGGCGACCAACTCGCGGCACCCATCGGGCAAGAAACTCTACGAAATCGCCGACTACGTCCTCGACAATGGCGGCGTGCCAGGCGATGCCGCAATCGACGCACCCGGATTCGCCTACAAAGTCGGCCCGACCTCGACCATGAGCGGCGCGCTCCTGCTGAACCTGCTCAACATGGAGATCATCGAGAACCTCATCGCCCTGGGCGTCACCCCACCCACCTATGTCAGCCAAAACGCCGACGGCGGCGCCGAACACAACGAGGCACTGGCCACGAAATACCGCCATCGCATTCGGCGCCCTATTTAA